A region of Limibacillus sp. DNA encodes the following proteins:
- a CDS encoding NmrA family NAD(P)-binding protein, with protein MQTKPILVIGANGKTGSRVTARLEAMGHPVRRGSRASATPXDRQETWAPALQGASRAYVTYFPDLAMPGAVERVDALCHEAKIAGLERLVLLSGRGEQHAQRAEEAVRGSGVDFTLVRAAWFAQNFSEGALREPVLSGVLPMPGGEVAEPIIDIDDIADVAVAALTEERHSGELYEVTGPRLMTFAEMAEVLSRAIGQPIQYLPITFEAFHASVAATAGEALADIITDIARETLDGRNARVADGVQRALGRLPRDFESFAASAARSGAWTRAA; from the coding sequence ATGCAGACCAAACCCATCCTTGTCATCGGCGCCAACGGAAAAACCGGCTCCCGCGTGACCGCCCGCCTGGAAGCCATGGGCCATCCCGTGCGCCGGGGCTCGCGCGCTTCAGCAACCCCNNNNGATCGCCAGGAGACCTGGGCGCCCGCGCTCCAGGGAGCCTCGCGCGCCTATGTGACCTACTTCCCGGACCTCGCCATGCCCGGCGCGGTGGAGCGGGTCGACGCGCTTTGCCATGAGGCCAAGATCGCCGGGCTGGAGCGGCTGGTCCTGCTCTCCGGCCGAGGCGAGCAGCACGCTCAGCGCGCCGAGGAGGCGGTGCGGGGGTCGGGTGTCGATTTCACCCTTGTTCGCGCGGCCTGGTTCGCACAGAACTTCTCGGAAGGCGCGCTGCGCGAGCCGGTTCTCTCCGGTGTCTTGCCCATGCCGGGCGGCGAGGTCGCCGAGCCGATCATCGACATCGACGATATCGCCGACGTGGCCGTCGCCGCCCTGACGGAGGAGCGGCATTCAGGCGAGCTCTATGAGGTCACCGGCCCGCGCTTGATGACCTTCGCTGAGATGGCCGAGGTACTGTCGCGGGCGATCGGCCAGCCGATCCAGTATCTGCCCATCACCTTCGAGGCGTTCCATGCAAGCGTCGCGGCCACAGCAGGCGAGGCGCTAGCGGACATCATCACGGATATCGCACGCGAAACCCTGGATGGACGCAATGCCCGCGTCGCCGACGGGGTGCAGCGCGCGCTTGGGCGTCTCCCGCGGGACTTCGAGAGCTTCGCCGCGTCAGCTGCCCGCTCGGGGGCTTGGACCAGAGCCGCCTGA
- a CDS encoding AraC family transcriptional regulator ligand-binding domain-containing protein gives MGKISALFAHKVVGAATTDRGSAAQRREMLLASLDIDPKAPVDPKQMIPDSDYYDLCERVVRGDPEGHSLSLRVGGSMRCDDYGAFGLAWKSAVDLRGSFERAVRYALVLTSVATYEILPASDRGLLVLHREGERRLGLRISNEQTLAAIMRISQEVCQVPFRPEAVYFKHDAPHVVSAHENYFGCPVMFGAEHDAIELSEALLRSPNRLGDPGMMEFFDSHLERELAGLTDDQGLERRVRIQVSQALSEGVPSLPAVAVRLGMSARTLQRRLAERGLAYNDLVEAARRELAERLLSRSPYSLAEIAFLTGYAEQSTFSRAFKRWSGQTPAEFRRAKTAR, from the coding sequence ATGGGAAAGATCTCCGCACTGTTCGCGCACAAGGTCGTGGGCGCCGCCACTACTGACAGAGGGTCGGCGGCGCAAAGGCGCGAGATGCTGTTGGCCTCGTTAGACATCGACCCAAAAGCGCCGGTCGACCCCAAGCAGATGATCCCGGACAGCGACTATTATGACCTGTGTGAACGGGTTGTCCGCGGTGACCCGGAGGGACATTCCCTTTCCCTGCGGGTCGGGGGTTCCATGCGCTGCGACGATTACGGCGCCTTCGGCCTCGCCTGGAAGTCGGCCGTGGACCTCCGCGGTTCCTTCGAGCGGGCCGTGCGCTACGCCCTGGTCCTGACCAGCGTCGCGACCTACGAGATCCTACCGGCGAGCGACCGCGGTTTGCTGGTTCTCCACCGCGAGGGAGAGCGCCGCTTGGGCTTGCGCATCTCCAATGAGCAGACCCTGGCCGCGATCATGCGGATCAGCCAGGAGGTCTGCCAGGTTCCCTTCCGGCCGGAGGCTGTTTACTTCAAGCATGACGCCCCTCACGTCGTCTCAGCGCACGAGAACTACTTCGGGTGCCCCGTAATGTTCGGCGCAGAGCACGACGCCATTGAACTGTCCGAAGCGCTCCTGCGCTCTCCGAACCGCCTCGGCGATCCGGGGATGATGGAGTTCTTCGACAGTCACCTGGAACGCGAGCTTGCCGGGCTGACGGATGACCAGGGCCTTGAGCGGCGGGTGCGCATTCAAGTCTCCCAGGCTCTCAGCGAAGGCGTCCCGAGCCTGCCAGCGGTGGCTGTCAGGCTGGGGATGAGCGCACGCACTCTGCAGCGGCGCCTCGCCGAGCGCGGCCTTGCCTACAACGATCTGGTTGAGGCCGCGCGGCGCGAGTTGGCCGAGCGGCTCCTCTCGCGGAGCCCCTACTCCCTGGCGGAGATTGCCTTTCTCACCGGCTATGCGGAGCAGAGCACCTTCTCCAGAGCTTTCAAGCGCTGGTCCGGACAAACGCCCGCCGAGTTCCGCAGGGCGAAAACGGCCCGCTAG